DNA sequence from the Armatimonadota bacterium genome:
GTTGAGCCAGGCATGATGCGTGGCGTCATACCATACCGCCCCGCCCGGCGTGTGCACGGCTAGTTCCGGATGTGCTTTGGCCAGGATCGTGTCGCGAAAGCAGGCAATTCGTGCGATTGGAAAGATGTGGTGCTGCTTCATTTCGGCCACAACGCGATCAATGTGTGGGATCATGTGCAGACTGGCGTGAATCTCCTTCGCAAGCGGGATGTCGGCGTCGTAGCTCAACTGACCGTCGTCCTTGATATCGACTACCATGGCGTTCAGTTCGGTTCTATCGCACAACCCAATGAGCGATTCGAGCTGTTTATGGTCGCCGGTGACCCATCCAGTGAGGTGAATGCCTTTAACGCCGCCGGGCGGAAGCGGTGGCATCACGGGACGGTGCAGGCCGGCGGTGCGGATCACGGCATGCGGCCGCGCGGCGCCGCCACGGTGGCAGCCGCCGGCGCCGGCAAGCGTGAGCGCCAGCAGATACAGAACCGCTGCGGGAACGTAGGCACGACGAGTCATATGGGGGTGATCTTTCCGGCGAACAGTCAGGAGAGTGGCTACGGCGCAACGTTTGCACGCTGAACGCACTATTCTATCATAAGGAACGTGACGCCGAGCAGGCAAGACCTCCATGACCGGCAACTTGTACAGATTTGCGGCTTGTGATAGAATAGGCGCTGAGTTGCATGCCGCAGTGTTGCGGCACCCTTTATACACGAAGTGGCGGCGCCCTCAGGAGTTCTGCGATGCAGGCAGGTACCAACCCGGCCGCGAACGCCGGACAGGACGAGGCGCTGACGCGATTGCGCGCCAGCCCATACGATCTGCACGCGCGTGCCGAGTTCTGCATTCGCGCCTGCTCCGGGTTGACTGACTCTGCCCAGCGGCGGCTGCCCTACAGCTACGCGGAATTCCACACGGATCCGCCGATTGCACTACACGCTCCCTGGGACCACGCCGACACGGCCGGCCGGCTGCTGGAAGCACTGACGCTGACCCGTGCCATCACTGGGGCCAGCGCCGATTCGCTGGACGAAGCCCTGGCGCGGACGCTGCGGGAAGCGCAGTCGGATACCGGCATGGTGGAGATTCCCCCATCGCCATGGGGCCAGCGTGAACCGGTTGCCGAACTGAACTGGTCGCCGTCCGGTGCGCTGCTGGCCTGGGTGACGCGCTACGTGGCCACCGACGATGTGGACGCCTCCCAACGTGCACGTCGGCTGATTACCGCACTGCGACAGGCCGCTGTTTGGGAGGGCGATACTTGCTGGTATCCCGGTGCAATGCTTCCACCCCTTGGTTGGACGGCTCGAACGCCACCACCACGGCGCGCCGGCGACTGCCTCATCGGCGCACAACTTGTCTTTCCGCTTTGCCGCGCGGCCGTAGCTTTTGGCAGCAACGATGCGCTTGCCCTGGCAGCGGGCCTGGTCCGTTTCCACTGTGAACGCTCGGGCGCTTTCGATGCGGATGGCCGGCTCACCAGCCTGGCGCCCGCACAGTTTGCCGGCGCCACGGGCTTCATCCTGGGAGCGCTGAAGTACGGGCTCTGCGCTGGTCGCGACGAGGTGGTGCAGTGGGCCACCAGGGCGTTTCGGCATGCATCCGGCTATGGTACCGAGTTCGGCCTCTTTCCGCACGCCATCAGCGGTGATGAACGGTGGCAGGGCGATATATGCGCCTCTGCGGATATGCTGGCCACGGCGCTGCTGCTGGGTATGCACGTAGGTCCACTTCACTTTGCCGAAGCCGAACGGATTGGTCGCAATCACGTTCTGGAAAGCCAGCTCCTGGATTACGACTGGGTTTCCAAGCGGTTAGACGCCCCATTCTCACGCGACCTCTGGTGCGCGAATCACCCGCCCGAGGGTGTAACGGTAGATAACGTTTGCAACAGAGCGATCGGTGCGTTCTCGTCCTGGTCGCACCCGAACGACGGCTTCATTCCCGCCAATCCACGCATCATGCTGCGCTCCACGGCAGCGGGAGCCCGTTCGGTATACAACATGTGGCGATACGCCGTAACGCGCCCCGAAGGCGCGGTTATGGTGAACTTGCATTTCTCACGCGATACGCGCTGGGCAACAGTGACCTCGCACGTTCCCAACGAGGGGAGCGTCGAGGTGCTGATGAAAACTCGCGGGGTGCTCGCCGTGCGTATACCGGATGGCGTAACGACGGACCAGATTGAGGTCATAGTCAACCAGTCACGCCCGCGCTCGGAAACGATCCGCAACGGATATGCGTGGATGGAGGCGCTGCAGGGCGGCGACATGGTCACGGTGAAGTGGCCGTTGCCTGAACGCGCCATGGTTTACAACTTTAACAACCAGCGGTACACCGGCTACTGGCGTGGCGATACGCTGCTGCGGCTGGATCCGCCGGGGCTGCTCTCGCCGCTCTACTGGCGCCCACTGGAGGCGCAGTCGGCTCCGCCTCATGCCGCGTTGGGTACGATCCGCGAGGTCGAGAGCCTGTAGCCGTTGCGATATTGAGGTTGACAGCGCCGGCTGCCGTAGGTACCCTGAGCACTCTGAAATTTGCAGTTGGACACAGGTGAAGTTATGCCGCAGGAGAGCGATATTATTTTGACGCCGGCCAGCCGCGCGCGTCTTGAGGCGGAGCTTGCTGTGATGCGCACGGTGAAGCGCAACGAGATCAAGGAAGCGATTCAAAAGGCGCGGGAATATGGTGACCTCTCGGAGAACTTTGAGTATGCCGCCGCTCGCCGCGAGCAGGCGATACTGAACGGCCGGATCGCCGAGGTGGAGGCTGTGCTGGCCCGCGCGGTGATGGTTGACGAAGAGCCCGGACAGGCGGATGTTGTGGGCCTGGGCTGCGTGGTGGTGCTGCAGGAGGACGAGGAAGAAGAGTGGGAGATCGTGATTACGGATACCCATTCGGCGGATCCTTTGCAGGATCGGATATCGTGCACCAGCCCGCTTGGAAAAGCGCTATTGCGGCGCGGGGTCGGCGATGTAGTTGAGGTGGAAACTCCGGGCGGATTGCGCGCTTACACGGTAATCCGGGTCTCCCAGAGCGTCTAACCACACCGGGCAACGCCGGCCCACCGCTCAACCGGCGACCAACCGCCGGCTTCCGTGCCGATCGCACCTGTATCCCGTATCTGCGTGCCGTCCAGCCGTCAGAATACGGCTGCACCGGCGCTACGGCTCTGCCACAGCATGCAGGTCTCCTTGGCGCCATCGAACTCAGCGGCGCAGGCATCGCCACATACGAAAGGCTTGCGTTCACTCGGGCGCTCAGGTCGCTTCGACGGATTCAACCGTCGAAACCAGCTACGCCTTTGACGCCGAAACCACCGATTGAGGGCCGTTCGCCAGGGCATGCAGGGCGATATCGCCGAAGCCGGCGGTCTCCAGCATTGTCTGGTACTCAGCAAAGGTCCAGGCTTCCCCGCGTGGGGTTGTGGCCAGCATTACGAGGCTGAATAGCGCGGGCCCGGGCGGCGATACCCGGTCGCTCTCGGGAATAAACTCCAGTACCATCACCTTTCCCGCGGGCGCCAACGCCTCCCGGACCTTGCGAAGCAGCGTAACAATGGTTTCGGCGTCGAAATGGTGGAGGAAGTTTGGCAGCAGGACGGCGTCGAAGCCGGTACCGAATTCGACCTCAAAAGCATCGCCCGGCCGCTCGCGAAACCGGCTGGCCACGCCAAACTTTTCCGCATTGCTCCGCGCGACCGCCAGCACTTCAGGCCAATCCTGAGCCGTGACGACTGCGCCCGGGTGCCGCGCTGCCACCTGAATACCGAACAGGCCATGCCCGGCCGCGATATCCAGCACGCTCGACTCCCCTTGGGGCAGCGTTACAAGCTCCGCAAGCTGCAAGGCGGCCGGGAACATCATCGGCGCCATGCTTCGCGCGAACTCCACCCACCTCGCATGATCACTTTCGCCATGCAGTTCGTGGGTGGTCGTCGATCCACCGGACTTGACGGCCTCGGTAAGGCGCCGAAACTGTTCGCGCGCCTGACCGAGGAGAAACCGTCGGATATCTCCGAGGTACTGCTGCGACTTGCGATTGCAAAAGCGCTGGACGTCGGGCGGATTGGAGTAGAGGCCGTTGGACTTGATCAGGAGGCCCTGCACCGTCAGGTAGTCGCACAGGATGCGCACTCCGCGCTCGGATGCACCGGTCTCCGCGGCAATCTGCGCCGCAGACTGCGGGCCGGAAGCCGCTGCCGTAAAGAGATCCAGTTCAAGCGCGGTGTTCAGCGCCTCGGTAGTCTCAAACATGCCGAGGACCGCGAAGATGCGTTCCGGTGAGTCCGGATTTGTGAGTGGGAGGGTCATCATAAGCTCCTTTGTGCGGCGAGACTCTGCCGTTCCCGGCTTAACGGTACGTAATCGCGAACCCTATCTTACTGTATTGCGCGGCAAGCGGCGATACGGGAAAAGGGCGCACTCGCCGTGGCGCGGCGCTCAGCGCAGCTGACGAAGCACACCGCCGGCAACCTGCGTGGAGGTGGTGGTGTCTGAAGCGGAGCGGCTCACGCGGCGGCCCAGGGCGTCGTGCCGAAGCCGGTCACCGCCGTGCCCTGCGTGATCGATTTGAGCCGGCCGCCGTTATCCATCGTGGAGCTTGTAGAGGTGCTTCCCACCGTTTCGCCGGTGCGGTTTCCTACCGGGTCCACCGTATACGAAAAGGAGTACGGGTTTGAGCCGGTCCGCGTTTCCGACGTGAGGCGGCTCCCCAGTCGTACCGGGTAAGCAATTGGACTCGCGGTACGATGCCGGGACCGCGGTCACTCCGCAAGCCTCAAAGGAGCGGACCGTCAGCGCGTGCGGCCGCGGGTCGAAGTCACCCGTGCGCTCGGCGGCGGCCTAATACCGTCGCGTCAGTCGGCCAGATAGCCCACGGAGGACGCCGATCATCCGGCTTGGAAAGGCTGAGGCGGACGCACCAACCGACACGGCCGCCATTGCGATGCATAGTCCGCGAAAAATCTGCGGTGCGCCAAGGAGATAGGCCGCCGCCGATAAGACGCTACTGGCCCCACATTGTAGGGAGAGCGATCCGAGCACATCGTCGACGGCTCGGCGATCGGCTACGGGACGGAAGCGACGCGCCAGCCACGCCCGTAGGCAGGCCGCGAAGGCCGCGGCAACCACGACCGCGTACTGGAATAATCGCACGTCGCTCATTTTGCCAGCCATAACGCCGCGAGCGCCGGGCACATGCCGGTCAACCCGACACCTATCATCGCGATTCCGCCCTCGGTGAGCGCATCGGCTTGGTTGTCCCCGTCCTCTCGGGCTCCTACGTAGCCTCCAAGTCCCGCACCGACAGTCCCTCCAATCCATGCGCCGACCGCGATACCCGTCTTTGCGCCTTCGATTCCGCCCTCGATTCCACCGACTGGGCCAGCAGCGATTATGCCAACGACCGTGCCTATTATCGCCCCGCCAACGCCAACGATGATTGCACCGAGTTCTGCGTTAGTGGGACGAAAATGCCCAGTTGGATCCGCCCAGTCCACGGGATCCCCACCACAGTACACATACGGTATCTGGTCCAGCATACTGTCCCTACTGGCGAACCGCCCGACCTGCGGATCGTAATAGCGCGCTCCTACGTGTAGTAGGCCAGCGTCGCCGTTGCTCTGGTAGGCCCAGTCGCCGGCGAAGTTGTACGGACTCGACGTTGAGCCACTGCTCGCGATCGTGTTTCCAAACGCATCGAAATCCTGCGTCGCCGTAGCCGTGCCGGAGCTGTTGGTTTCGGCGCGGGCCGAGCCCGGCGCCTCGAATGCGGGATACTCGCCGTTACGCCGGAGCAGGTCGGTGCCGAGGGTGTAAGCCGCCGTGAAGGTGCTGCCCTGCGTCTCCGTCACCGGCGCGCCGCCGGCGTACTGCGTGGAGGTGGTGGTGCCTGAAGCGGTACGGCTCACGCGGCGGCGGAGAGCGTCATAGCCGAAACCGGTCACCGCTGTGCCCTGCGTGATCGACTTGAGCTGCCGTCGTAATCGAAGGCGAGGGTGTACGCCGTGCCGGCCAGCGTCCGTCCGGTCTGTTCGCCGTTTGCATTGTACGAGTAACTGTTCGCGAATCCGCCGCTGGTCGACGTAAGCTCATCGTCGTTATCCATCGTGAAGCTCGTAGAGGTGCTTCCCACCGTTTCGCCGGTCCGGTTGCCTACCGGGTCCACCGTATACGAAATCGAATACGGGTTTGAGCCGGTTCGCGTTTCCGAAGTGATGCGGCTGCCCCAGTCGTATCCGAATTTTACCACGTTGCTGTTGGCGTCGGTAACCTGCGTCGTGCGACGGTGGTCCGGCCGGTTGATTGCGACTCCAAGGGGGTAAGCACCTCACCGTCGGCCCAAGAGAGACCGTGGGCGGGAGCCGCCGACAGATGCCAGGCGAACGACTTCGTAGCACTGCTCGTGTCACACCTGAAACGGGGGTTAAGCGTGAGCCGGTTCTGCGTCTCCAGCGAATGCCGGAGCGCGATCAGCGGCCGGCCCAGCCAATCACCGTCATCGGTCCCCTGCCGCCTAGGCGGTAGGCGACCACAACCCCCGTCAGTACGATGGTATTGTCGCCCTGTGCTTTCGTTGGCGCGAGCAATCCGCTAATTCGAGCGCGCCATCGAACCACAAGCCCGGGTTTGGTCGCGAACCACCAGTTAACGCGGATTATGAACCCGGGCACGGTGGTGGTGATCGCGGTTTGCATTACCATCACGCGCCCGGCGCCAGGCAGTTTCACATCGCTAACGTGCGACGTTCGCACGTTGGCGGTATGGTGGCCCGGACCGAACGGTATCGAGCAATTCCAGTCACGTTGCGACGGGCTTCGCTGCCCGGGTGCCAGCCCTGTCCAATCCGTCGCGACACTCCTCGCCTGCTGGAAAGCGTCGGACCAGTTCGGCGTGGCGGCCGGATTTGCCATCCTGACACGACGGAACCAGCCAGCGGACCAGAATGTTTCATCGTGGGTTGCAAACGAACCGCGTTTGAGCCCGACCCGGCTGCCACGGCGTGTCGCATCGAATAACGTCAGGCCCGGACCGGCATAAGTGCATTTCTGCCTTATGTTGAGCGCAACACCACCGTGAATCCGACTGTTCGGTTCGCTGGCAGCGATAAATCCCACCCGCTCAGTCATGGCAACCGCGTCGCCCCGCCGCCAGGCACGGGAGGGTGCGGGATATCCCGCGATTAGGCCCGTGAGCGCAGTCTCGCCTCCGGTTGGGCCGACCGCGCCTACATTTACGCGGCGTACAAAGGACATTATCACCTTAACACCTAGCACGCTAAGAACAACTACGCACAGGATCGCGCCGACACGGTATCGATTACACAATGGTTTAACTCCCGGTAACAAGACCACGTGCGACTCGGAACGGTTCCTGGGTCGACGTTTACTGCGGGGGGCTCCCACCACGCGCGAACCCAGTACCGCATCCGGCGCCGGCTTGTTCCGGGTGATTCGCGGACAGACTAATCCAAAAAAGGCGCCCGGCGGGCCCGTCGTCGTGGTGGCGTGCTTGACCGCCAATGCTCGTATCCAGCCGCATTGTTCGGCGGAATGTACTCCTGACACAGGTCACTGATGTCATTCTCCATCGCTTGATCCGTAGCTGCCTCTTTCGCGACGATATCGATGCCCCGTCCGGCAGCTACGGCACCATCGCCAATCGTGCCTGCCACGCCCTCGGCCGATCCAACGCCATCCGTTTCTGTGATGCCCCCGAGGATCTCCTCGACGGCGTCCTGACCTACGTCGCGGCCAAACGAACCCAGGGTGGACCATTCTGGTGTGATGCCGCACACTTGTTGCGGCGCACCCGGCCACCCGTTGATGGGTATTGGCCGCTCGTGCGTGATCGCCAAAAAGCCACTTGGATCAATGCAGCCATTCGGTTCGCCCCAGCAATACGCGTACGGTATCTGGTCCAGCATACTG
Encoded proteins:
- the greA gene encoding transcription elongation factor GreA; this encodes MPQESDIILTPASRARLEAELAVMRTVKRNEIKEAIQKAREYGDLSENFEYAAARREQAILNGRIAEVEAVLARAVMVDEEPGQADVVGLGCVVVLQEDEEEEWEIVITDTHSADPLQDRISCTSPLGKALLRRGVGDVVEVETPGGLRAYTVIRVSQSV
- a CDS encoding methyltransferase domain-containing protein is translated as MMTLPLTNPDSPERIFAVLGMFETTEALNTALELDLFTAAASGPQSAAQIAAETGASERGVRILCDYLTVQGLLIKSNGLYSNPPDVQRFCNRKSQQYLGDIRRFLLGQAREQFRRLTEAVKSGGSTTTHELHGESDHARWVEFARSMAPMMFPAALQLAELVTLPQGESSVLDIAAGHGLFGIQVAARHPGAVVTAQDWPEVLAVARSNAEKFGVASRFRERPGDAFEVEFGTGFDAVLLPNFLHHFDAETIVTLLRKVREALAPAGKVMVLEFIPESDRVSPPGPALFSLVMLATTPRGEAWTFAEYQTMLETAGFGDIALHALANGPQSVVSASKA
- a CDS encoding RHS repeat-associated core domain-containing protein: MTGFGYDALRRRVSRTASGTTTSTQYAGGAPVTETQGSTFTAAYTLGTDLLRRNGEYPAFEAPGSARAETNSSGTATATQDFDAFGNTIASSGSTSSPYNFAGDWAYQSNGDAGLLHVGARYYDPQVGRFASRDSMLDQIPYVYCGGDPVDWADPTGHFRPTNAELGAIIVGVGGAIIGTVVGIIAAGPVGGIEGGIEGAKTGIAVGAWIGGTVGAGLGGYVGAREDGDNQADALTEGGIAMIGVGLTGMCPALAALWLAK